In one window of Meleagris gallopavo isolate NT-WF06-2002-E0010 breed Aviagen turkey brand Nicholas breeding stock chromosome 12, Turkey_5.1, whole genome shotgun sequence DNA:
- the LOC104912776 gene encoding disintegrin and metalloproteinase domain-containing protein 10-like: MHICFNTITIRIDLICIHFSVDPDTCASTGSSRWEKHFARKTITLQPGSPCNDFRGYCDVFMRCRLVDADGPLARLKKAIFNPELYENIAEWIVAHWWAVLLMGIALIMLMAGFIKICSVHTPSSNPKLPPHKPLPGTLKRRRPPQTAQPPQRQRPRESYQMGHMRH; encoded by the exons ATGCACATATGTTTTAATACGATAACAATTAGAATTGATCTGATTTGTATTCACTTTTCAGTGGACCCGGATACTTGTGCAAGTACGGGTTCCAGCCGGTGGGAGAAACACTTTGCTCGTAAAACTATTACGTTGCAACCAGGATCTCCTTGTAATGATTTCAGAGGCTACTGTGATGTGTTTATGAGATGTCGGCTAGTAGATGCTGATGGCCCTCTAGCTCGGttaaagaaagcaatttttaatCCTGAGCTATATGAAAATATTGCAGAATGGATTGTg gCTCATTGGTGGGCAGTATTGCTTATGGGAATTGCCCTGATCATGTTAATGGCTGGTTTCATTAAGATATGCAGTGTTCATACTCCAAGCAGTAATCCAAAGTTGCCTCCTCATAAACCACTTCCAG GCACTTTAAAAAGGAGGAGACCGCCACAAACTGCTCAGCCGCCACAGCGACAAAGGCCCCGAGAGAGCTATCAGATGGGACATATGAGACATTGA